A genomic region of Alligator mississippiensis isolate rAllMis1 chromosome 4, rAllMis1, whole genome shotgun sequence contains the following coding sequences:
- the SLC16A7 gene encoding monocarboxylate transporter 2 isoform X2 yields the protein MSSVLVNKYGSRPVMIAGGILCSFGMIVSSFCNSVLELYICIGVVGGLGLAFNLQPALTMIGKYFYKKRPIANGLAMAGSPVFLSTLAPLNQFLFNLFGWKGSFLILGGLLLNCCVAGSLMRPVGPKPVPPVKKDVEKGAGDSTLHKNNKKKAFWQTLNKYLDISLFKHRGFLIYLSGNVIMFIGFFAPIVFLAPYAKHKGIDEYSAAFLLSILAFVDMFARPSMGLLANSKLIRPKIQYFFSFAVLYNGVCHIMCPLASDYTGLVIYAVFFGFAFGMVSSVLFETLMDLVGAARFSSAVGLVTIVECCPVLIGPPLGGWLVDVTGEYQYMYFVCGVIVIVASIWLFIGNTINYRLLAKEKKIEEEKQKALKNADSKEAEPLTNNENGEPANRDNKALDDPSERETNI from the exons ATGAGCAGCGTCTTGGTGAACAAATATGGTAGCCGGCCAGTAATGATAGCAGGAGGCATATTGTGTTCATTTGGAATGATTGTATCCTCTTTCTGCAATAGTGTCCTGGAACTTTACATATGTATAGGTGTTGTTGGAG GTCTGGGTTTAGCTTTCAACCTGCAGCCTGCCTTGACTATGATTGGCAAGTATTTTTACAAGAAGCGTCCTATTGCTAACGGACTAGCTATGGCTGGAAGTCCTGTATTTCTAAGCACGTTGGCACCTCTCAATCAATTTCTCTTTAATTTATTTGGCTGGAAAGGAAGCTTTCTTATTCTGGGAGGACTTCTGCTGAACTGCTGCGTGGCTGGGTCACTTATGAGACCTGTTGGACCAAAACCAGTCCCTCCTGTgaaaaaagatgttgaaaaagGGGCAGGAGATTCCACATTGCACAAAAACAACAAGAAGAAGGCTTTCTGGCAAACTCTGAATAAATATTTAGATATATCCCTTTTCAAACACAGAGGATTTCTAATTTATTTGTCAGGAAATGTTATTATGTTTATTGGTTTCTTTGCCCCAATAGTATTCTTGGCTCCTTATGCCAAGCATAAGGGAATTGATGAATATTCTGCAGCTTTTTTGTTGTCTATCTTAGCTTTTGTAGACATGTTTGCTAGGCCTTCAATGGGACTTTTGGCAAACTCCAAACTCATCCGGCCAAAGATCCAGTATTTCTTTAGTTTTGCTGTCTTGTACAATGGTGTCTGTCATATCATGTGCCCACTGGCATCAGACTACACTGGCCTGGTGATATATGCTGTATTTTTTGGGTTTGCTTTTGGAATGGTTAGCAGTGTTCTTTTTGAGACGTTGATGGACCTTGTTGGTGCTGCCAGGTTTTCCAGTGCCGTGGGACTTGTCACAATTGTGGAGTGCTGCCCAGTTCTTATCGGTCCACCTCTTGGAG gtTGGTTAGTGGATGTAACTGGTGAATATCAATACATGTACTTTGTCTGTGGAGTGATTGTGATTGTGGCAAGTATCTGGTTGTTCATTGGCAATACCATTAACTACAGGCTGTTGGCAAAGGAAAAGAagatagaagaggaaaaacaaaaagcattAAAGAATGCCGATTCCAAGGAAGCAGAACCTTTGACCAATAATGAGAATGGAGAGCCTGCCAACAGGGATAACAAAGCTCTTGATGATCCTTCAGAAAGGGAAACTAATATTTAA